A genomic segment from Acipenser ruthenus chromosome 5, fAciRut3.2 maternal haplotype, whole genome shotgun sequence encodes:
- the LOC117402629 gene encoding hairy/enhancer-of-split related with YRPW motif protein 2-like, which translates to MKRPCEDTTSDSDMDENIDVGSENNYSGQSSSSLIRSNSPTTTSQVMARKKRRGIIEKRRRDRINNSLSELRRLVPTAFEKQGSAKLEKAEILQMTVDHLKMLQATGGKGFFDAHSLAMDFMSIGFRECLTEVARYLSSVEGLDTTDPLRVRLVSHLSTCASQREAASMTSSMGHHHHPLHPHHWTAAFHHLPAAIFQQNGLPSSESASSRISEVSPHGSALLTATFAHSDSALRAPLAGSVAPCVPPLSTSLLSLSATVQAAAAAAASAFPLSFSGAFPMLTPSAAAASVAAAAVSPSASVSSTSGSQQSSNGGSNKPYRPWGTEVGAF; encoded by the exons ATGAAGAGACCCTGTGAGGACACTACTTCAGACAGTGACATGGACGAAAACATAGATGTTGGGAGTGAAAATAACTATTCAGG GCAAAGCAGTAGCTCTCTCATTAGATCCAACTCCCCCACAACAACATCCCAAGTTATGGCGAGAAAGAAAAGGAGAGGG ATTATTGAGAAGAGAAGGAGAGATCGTATCAATAACAGTTTATCAGAATTACGTCGATTGGTTCCCACAGCTTTTGAAAAACAG GGATCTGCGAAATTAGAGAAAGCGGAAATATTACAAATGACGGTAGATCATCTAAAGATGCTCCAGGCAACCGGAGGTAAAG GCTTTTTTGATGCTCATTCTCTGGCTATGGACTTCATGAGCATTGGTTTTAGAGAGTGCCTAACAGAAGTCGCCAGGTACCTTAGTTCGGTTGAAGGGCTGGACACAACTGATCCCCTGAGAGTTCGTTTGGTTTCCCATCTCAGCACCTGTGCCTCCCAGCGGGAAGCAGCCTCAATGACTTCATCCATGGGGCATCACCACCACCCACTGCACCCTCATCACTGGACAGCTGCTTTTCATCACCTTCCGGCAGCAATCTTTCAACAAAACGGACTTCCTTCCTCGGAAAGCGCCAGTAGCAGGATCTCAGAAGTTTCACCACATGGTTCTGCACTGCTTACAGCTACTTTCGCTCACTCTGACTCGGCCCTCAGAGCCCCGCTAGCTGGCAGTGTCGCGCCCTGCGTCCCACCGCTGTCTACCTCCCTTCTTTCCCTCTCAGCCACCGTTCAAGCTGCTGCCGCGGCTGCAGCCTCTGCTTTCCCACTTTCGTTCTCAGGGGCATTCCCAATGCTCACACCCAGCGCTGCGGCAGCGTcagtagctgctgctgctgtcagccCGTCAGCGTCAGTCTCATCAACTTCAGGCTCTCAACAAAGTAGCAATGGCGGCAGCAATAAGCCTTATCGACCATGGGGGACTGAAGTTGGGGCATTTTAA